In the genome of Hemiscyllium ocellatum isolate sHemOce1 chromosome 12, sHemOce1.pat.X.cur, whole genome shotgun sequence, one region contains:
- the LOC132820989 gene encoding eukaryotic translation initiation factor 1A, X-chromosomal — protein MPKNKGKGGKNRRRGKNENESEKRELVFKEDGQEYAQVIKMLGNGRLEAMCFDGVKRLCHIRGKLRKKVWINTSDIILVGLRDYQDNKADVILKYNADEARSLKAYGELPEHAKINETDTFGPGDDDEIQFDDIGDDDEDIDDI, from the exons ATGCCCAAGAATAAAG GTAAGGGAGGTAAAAATAGGCGACGTGGTAAGAATGAAAACGAATCTGAGAAACGTGAGCTGGTGTTTAAAGAAGATGGTCAGG AATATGCCCAGGTGATTAAGATGCTGGGAAATGGGCGTTTGGAAGCCATGTGTTTTGATGGTGTGAAGAGACTTTGTCATATTCGAGGAAAGCTGAGAAAGAAG GTTTGGATAAACACGTCCGACATCATATTGGTTGGGTTGAGAGATTACCAG GATAATAAGGCTGATGTCATCCTGAAATATAATGCAGATGAGGCAAGAAGCTTAAAAGCCTATGGTGAACTTCCAGAGCATG CCAAAATTAATGAAACAGACACATTTGGACCTGGTGATGATGATGAAATCCAATTTGACGATATTGGGGATGATGATGAGGACATTGATGAT ATTTAA